CTTTACTTTTGCAAGTAGGGACACTTTTGTATACTAAGCACATAATGTAAAGTAATATGGCCAATTCAGCAGCTAACAATAAAAAAGAAATAAAAAAAATTTGCGACATGCAGACCGCACTTGATATATTGGGTGGAAAATGGACATTCCTCATCGTTTATTCCCTCCTCGATGGTAAAAAACGCTTCAAGGAACTGGAACGTGCTGTCACAGGAATCAACACCCGGATGCTGGTCAAAGAACTAAAAAGCCTCGAAGCCCACAAAATCCTGACAAGGGAAGCTTTTGCCACCGTTCCCCCGACAGTGGAATATACACTGACTCAAAAAGGAAAAGATTTACAGGCGACAATGCAAAGCCTGCACCAATGGACTATCGATTGGGGTGAGGATACCGATACCGATAAAGTATAATTAAATCTTTTCACATCGGGCACCTTTAAAGATGTACCAACAATTTGTACAGCAATCATTTTCAATGTAATTTAGTATTGTAGCTCTAAAATCATTTTATATGGACAGCAATAGTAGTATTAAAAAGGAACTTACTTCCGCAGCACAACAAACAGTACTCCGCACATTGAAAACCCGTTTTGAGAAAAATTCCAACCGTCATAAAGGACTGGAATGGGACAAAGTGCAGGCAAAGCTGGAAGCGGCTCCTGAAAAACTGTGGTCGCTCGATCAAATGGAAAATACGGGAGGTGAACCTGATGTTGTAGGCTATGATCCCCAAACGGACGCCTATATTTTTTATGACTGTTCCCCGGAAACCCCAAAAGGCCGCAGGAGTACCTGTTACGACCGGGAAGCACTGGAATCCCGCAAAGAATTCAAACCCAAAGACAACGCTATCGATAGGGCTGCAGCAATGGGAATTTCAATTTTGACAGAAGCCCAATACCGGGCATTACAGGAATTTGGCGAATTTGACCTGAAAACATCAAGCTGGATACAAACCCCGGATCCGATCCGGAAACTGGGTGGCGCGCTGTTTTGCGATCGGCGCTATACTACCGTATTCGTATACCATAATGGCGCATCTTCCTATTATGCTGCCAGGGGATTCCGCGGTATGTTGAGCGTCTGAGTCAGCGGTGAAACCCCATACCTATTAATCTCCTTAGTTTTCTTATCGTTATAAACTTTAACATATCCTAAAAGGCTATATTTGGTACACCTATAACGAATAAACTTTACACCAACACTTTTAGATGAAGTCTCCTATTTATATTCTCGGCACCGGGCTTTCGCACAATGGTTCTGCAATTTTGTTAAAAGATGGCCGAGTTTGTGCCGGAATTGAAAAAGAACGATTAAGCCGTATCAAACATGATGGCGGCAATGATACATTGGCGGTTCAGTACTGCCTCGATGCCGAAGGGATAACCTTAAAAGATCTTGCCCTTGTCGTACAATGTGCTAATCTGGATATCCCGGACCGGAATTATTTTAAAGGAAAGCGGCTTTTTGCAGCAGCACCAGAGCTTAAAGTGATTACTATTTCCCATCATTTAGCTCACGCGTACAGTGCTGTGGGAACCTCCCCATTTACAGAATGTGCCGTTATGGTAATTGATGGATGTGGAAGTCAACTGGAACATTTCCTGGAACTGCATCCGGAACAGAAAAAGTACATCCCCCAAAACCTGCAGGACGACATACACATGCAGTGTGAAAAGGATAGTTTTTATCATTTTGACGGACAGCAGCTTATTCCTTTAGTAAAGGATTTCAGTCGGATGGCAACATCCAAATCCAATATATTTTCACCGCCCACCACCCTGCATTCTATCGGTGGTTTTTATGCTACCATCAGTAATTACATTTTTGGGGACCTCGATGATGTCGGTAAATTAATGGGGCTCGCTCCATTTGGCACCTCAGGTGTATTCGATTTCAAGGCGTTCGAATTCCAATCCGGAAATGTATTGGTTAATGAAGACTGGAAAAGCCAATTGACCAATCCCTCACACGGCTATGACTATTTCAAGACCCATTTTGATTATTATGCCAATGTAGCACGCTGGGCACAGGAGCAGGTAGAGCAAGCAGTAATCACATGCATTACAAACCGTTTGGAACAGTTCCCTCATGACAATCTATGTTATTCGGGTGGAGTGGCACTGAACGCAGTTGCCAATGCCAAGCTTCAGGATAGCAACACTGTCAAAAACATTTATTTTGAACCTGCCGCTGCCGACAATGGTTTAGCGCTCGGCTGTGCTTTTTACGGGTGGCTGGAATACCTCAAAATGCCTAAGGTAGCCCATGATGGCAGTACCTGTTTTGGAAAACACTATACCAATGAAGCAATTGATGCCGCATTCGCTAAAGCCGAAAACCAAAAATACACTCCTACAAAATACAATAGTGACGAAGCCCTGATGGACTACTGTGCAGCACAATTAGTCCAGGGCAAAACAATCGGCTGGTTTCAGTCGGGATGTGAATTTGGCCCACGTTCGCTCGGTAGGCGAAGTATCCTCGCACATCCCGGCATAGAAAATATGAAAGACCATATTAACCGGGATATCAAATTCCGGGAAGACTTCCGCCCTTTTGCTCCGGCGGTATTAAAAGACAAAGTAGATGAGTATTTTGTGACCGGCAGGAATAGCCCCTATATGATTTTGGTCGACCAAACCCGTCCTGAATATCGCGAAGCCCTGCAGAATGTTACCCATAAAGACGGCTCCGCACGGGTGCAAACGGTCGAAGCAAGCTGGAATCCGAAATTCGCCGGACTGCTTACTGAATTTTACAGGCAAAGTGGTATTGCGGTACTATTGAATACGAGCCTGAACAAAAGGGGTATGCCCATTGTAGAAACCCCCGAAGAAGCCATTCAACTGTTCGAAATAACGGCACTGGATATTTTGGTAATCGAAAATTATGTACTGGAGAAATAACTTATTTCCCCAACTCTTTAAGAATCGCAATGGCTGCGGGTGTATTCATGCGGGTTAATTCGGCCATCATCGCCTCTTGCTCCTTTTCGCTCATGATTCTGGCCGGTTGTACAAACTGGTCCTGTGCCGCTTCTTTATAAAACAACGCATCAGTCCAGTCATTACGAATACCATCAATAACTAAATGAATGCGATCCTTAGTCCCGCGATTGGCGACGGAATGCGTAAAATTAGCATCGATATACCAACATTCCCCTTCATTCATAATTAATCGGTTCCCATCCAGGATAAATTCAACTTCACTATTGGTGATAATTGGAATGTGCAACCGGAAAAAATTGTCTTCATACCCCAGGCAATTATCGGTATGGGGTTTAATAACGGCACCTACTGCCAACTGCAATAAACGTACTGATGTCTTTTCGAATAAAAAACCATCCAAAATTTCTTTAAAGTAGGTACAGGAATCTAAGATTTCAGTAGGAACCAGCTTTTCATCATCTCTTAAAAAACCATAAATAGTATCCGATCGCCCCGTTTGAGACATTAATGCAATAGAAGTCCATTGCCCCGAATAATCATTGGTATTGTAATGAGCCACCCATTTTTTAGCCATGATTTTTTGAAGGTCCTTTTGCAGCCTTTCGACATCAAAAACAAGAGGAAATTTTATCGACCGTATTAAATTATCCATAGGTATAATATTGGTATTTTAAAGACAACAATTAGGATGCTGGAATTTAATCTCTAAATTTTAAATCAGGCTCCCGTCCCTGCCAAATATAATGAAAAATCAAAATGGTGCCACTGCTAAACTCAGCCCTTTTTGCATTATTAAAAATCGTATATTATGCCTTCATTTAATCCCTACTGCTTCAGATGCCAATAATAACCTACCTTATACCCGGACTGATTGTATTGGCGTTCGTAGGTATCATTTTATTTTGGCGCAGTAGGAAAAGTACGGCACCGGTACGCTCTATCCCAGCAAATCCTGGAACGGAGAAAATCTACGTCGCCCAAAACCGGGTACTGTTACTCTCTTTTGTACTGTTCTTTATAGGCGGTGATTTAGGGGTTATGGGCTACCTGGTTACCGATATTGCTCCGTGGGGCATAGGAATAATTCTCATCGCAGCAGGATGCTTTTTGTGCTTTCATAGTGTACGCTTTTTCCTGAAAAGAAAGACAATGCTACAGCTTACCCTTACTCCGAAAGGCATTTACCATAAACCCGTAAAATGGTACAGCTACGGCAGGAATGGCCATATTGGTCCCCTGTCTGTTTATTTTGCCAAAGACTGGATTTTTACAGCCTATACCGATTTGAGTTATGTATCCTTAAAAGAATCTGGTTTCTTAGGAAACACGATTTACCTGGTTCCAAAAGGGGATAAAAGCTTTAAATTGCTTTTCGTTATTGATGACAACCAGCAGATTGTACGCCTATACCAGAAAATAAAATCCCATATACCCAATAATGGATTTGATGGAACTGCTGAATTGCTATAACATCCTGATACCTGTTAGTACTACTGCTGGAATGGTTCATTTACTAACGCATTTGTAGTTCCTTTTTACTCCCACACTGTTAAAAAACAATCCAGTTATTGGACGTTATAATTTAAATTATACATTTGCATAACTAATTATGTAATCTACTATATACATGGGTCTATTTGAAAGAACAGGCAAGATGGCTTTAGGAAGCCGGCTAAGGTTGCTTACGGCCAAAGTAACAGAAGATGCCGCCCGGATTTATGAACTCTATCATATTGAATTTGCACCAAAATGGTTTCCTGTTTTTTTTGTCCTTGCGGAAGAAGGCAAGAAAACCATCACTGAAATTGCCAATGAAATTGGGCACTCCCAGCCATCGGTAAGTAAAATAATCAAGGAAATGACCGTTGCCGGACTGGTAAAAGAAAAAAGGAACTCAACCGATAAACGCCGAAACGTAGCCATATTGACAACAAAGGGAATTCAACTCACCGAAGAGATAAAAACACAATGGAAAGATGTAGGTGCTGCAGTCGAAAGCGTGATTTCCGAAGCCCGTCATAACCTTTGGGAAGCCATACAGGAATGGGAATTTCTGCTGGAGCAAAAGTCTTTATTGCGCCGTGTACAGGAACAGAAAAAATTGCGGGAGAGCCAAGCAGTACAAATCGTATCCTATGACGAAAAATACCAAACTGCCTTCAGGGCACTCAATGAGGAATGGATCACGACCTATTTCCAAATGGAGGAAGCTGACTATAAAGCACTCGACAATCCCAAAGAGTATATCCTGGATAAAGGCGGCAAGATATTCGTAGCCCTGTATGAAAACGAACCGGTTGGGGTGTGCGCCCTCATCAAGATGAATGATCCCGACTATGATTACGAATTGGCTAAAATGGCAGTCACTCCCCGTATCCAGGGAAAGAGTATCGGTTGGTTATTAGGCCAGGCCGTTTTAAATGCCGCCAAAGAATTAGGGGCATCCAACGTCTATTTGGAAAGCAATACGTCCCTAAAACCTGCTATTAACCTCTACCACAAATTAGGGTTCAATAAAGTCGTAGGCCGCTCCACGCCTTATGCGCGTTGCAATATCCAGATGGAAGTACGCTTCAGCAAATAGCTTCCCTAAAAAACATAAAAAACCGATTCTCAGTACAAGAATCGGTTTTTTTTATGGTGTATTATGTAAAGTATTTTTTTTAAATTAAATTTCAACCGATTCAATAATCCCGGCTCTTCGTCGATTTGCGGATGTATATAATTCCAGAAT
The Flavobacterium kingsejongi genome window above contains:
- a CDS encoding winged helix-turn-helix transcriptional regulator, translating into MQTALDILGGKWTFLIVYSLLDGKKRFKELERAVTGINTRMLVKELKSLEAHKILTREAFATVPPTVEYTLTQKGKDLQATMQSLHQWTIDWGEDTDTDKV
- a CDS encoding DUF4256 domain-containing protein, which gives rise to MDSNSSIKKELTSAAQQTVLRTLKTRFEKNSNRHKGLEWDKVQAKLEAAPEKLWSLDQMENTGGEPDVVGYDPQTDAYIFYDCSPETPKGRRSTCYDREALESRKEFKPKDNAIDRAAAMGISILTEAQYRALQEFGEFDLKTSSWIQTPDPIRKLGGALFCDRRYTTVFVYHNGASSYYAARGFRGMLSV
- a CDS encoding carbamoyltransferase, encoding MKSPIYILGTGLSHNGSAILLKDGRVCAGIEKERLSRIKHDGGNDTLAVQYCLDAEGITLKDLALVVQCANLDIPDRNYFKGKRLFAAAPELKVITISHHLAHAYSAVGTSPFTECAVMVIDGCGSQLEHFLELHPEQKKYIPQNLQDDIHMQCEKDSFYHFDGQQLIPLVKDFSRMATSKSNIFSPPTTLHSIGGFYATISNYIFGDLDDVGKLMGLAPFGTSGVFDFKAFEFQSGNVLVNEDWKSQLTNPSHGYDYFKTHFDYYANVARWAQEQVEQAVITCITNRLEQFPHDNLCYSGGVALNAVANAKLQDSNTVKNIYFEPAAADNGLALGCAFYGWLEYLKMPKVAHDGSTCFGKHYTNEAIDAAFAKAENQKYTPTKYNSDEALMDYCAAQLVQGKTIGWFQSGCEFGPRSLGRRSILAHPGIENMKDHINRDIKFREDFRPFAPAVLKDKVDEYFVTGRNSPYMILVDQTRPEYREALQNVTHKDGSARVQTVEASWNPKFAGLLTEFYRQSGIAVLLNTSLNKRGMPIVETPEEAIQLFEITALDILVIENYVLEK
- a CDS encoding aspartyl/asparaginyl beta-hydroxylase domain-containing protein; its protein translation is MDNLIRSIKFPLVFDVERLQKDLQKIMAKKWVAHYNTNDYSGQWTSIALMSQTGRSDTIYGFLRDDEKLVPTEILDSCTYFKEILDGFLFEKTSVRLLQLAVGAVIKPHTDNCLGYEDNFFRLHIPIITNSEVEFILDGNRLIMNEGECWYIDANFTHSVANRGTKDRIHLVIDGIRNDWTDALFYKEAAQDQFVQPARIMSEKEQEAMMAELTRMNTPAAIAILKELGK
- a CDS encoding bifunctional helix-turn-helix transcriptional regulator/GNAT family N-acetyltransferase, producing the protein MGLFERTGKMALGSRLRLLTAKVTEDAARIYELYHIEFAPKWFPVFFVLAEEGKKTITEIANEIGHSQPSVSKIIKEMTVAGLVKEKRNSTDKRRNVAILTTKGIQLTEEIKTQWKDVGAAVESVISEARHNLWEAIQEWEFLLEQKSLLRRVQEQKKLRESQAVQIVSYDEKYQTAFRALNEEWITTYFQMEEADYKALDNPKEYILDKGGKIFVALYENEPVGVCALIKMNDPDYDYELAKMAVTPRIQGKSIGWLLGQAVLNAAKELGASNVYLESNTSLKPAINLYHKLGFNKVVGRSTPYARCNIQMEVRFSK